One region of Amphiprion ocellaris isolate individual 3 ecotype Okinawa chromosome 9, ASM2253959v1, whole genome shotgun sequence genomic DNA includes:
- the psma2a gene encoding proteasome subunit alpha type-2, which translates to MAERGYSFSLTTFSPSGKLVQIEYALAAVAAGAPSVGIKASNGVVLATEKKQKSILYDEQSVHKVEPITKHIGMVYSGMGPDYRVLVRRARKLAQQYFLVYQEPIPTGQLVQRVASVMQEYTQSGGVRPFGVSLLIAGWDEDHPYLFQSDPSGAYFAWKATAMGKNYVNGKTFLEKRYNNDLELEDAIHTAILTLKESFEGQMTEENIEVGICNEAGFKRLTPAEVKDYLAAIA; encoded by the exons atgGCGGAACGAGGATATAGTTTCTCCCTCACCACATTTAG CCCATCGGGTAAACTGGTCCAGATTGAGTATGCGCTGGCAGCAGTGGCAGCCGGAGCACCTTCAGTGGGCATCAAAG CTTCCAATGGTGTTGTCCTGGcaacagagaagaaacagaagtcCATCCTGTATGATGAACAGAGTGTCCATAAAGTGGAGCCGATCACTAAACACATAGGCATGGTCTACAGCGGCATGGGGCCTGACTACAG GGTTTTAGTGCGACGAGCCAGGAAGCTGGCGCAACAGTACTTCCTGGTTTACCAGGAGCCAATTCCCACAGGCCAGCTTGTCCAGAGAGTGGCCTCTGTAATGCAGGAGTACACACAGTCTGG TGGAGTGCGTCCATTTGGCGTGTCATTGCTGATAGCTGGATGGGATGAAGACCACCCCTACTTGTTCCAGTCAGACCCCTCT GGTGCTTATTTTGCATGGAAAGCCACAGCCATGGGGAAGAACTACGTAAATGGAAAAACATTCCTTGAGAAAAG GTATAACAATGATCTGGAACTGGAAGATGCCATCCACACAGCCATCCTGACACTGAAG gagAGTTTTGAGGGTCAGATGACAGAGGAGAACATTGAGGTGGGGATCTGTAACGAGGCAGGCTTCAAAAGACTCACCCCAGCAGAGGTGAAAGACTATCTGGCAGCCATCGCGTGA